One segment of Haemophilus influenzae DNA contains the following:
- the holD gene encoding DNA polymerase III subunit psi, whose product MNRRDLLLQEMGISQWELYRPEVLQGSVGISVAENIRFITVSDENISSSPLLADVLLSLDLKKENCLCLNYDQIQHMECKQPIRYWLLSENSDQIDRTLAFCVQAEQVYRSPSWQQFQSNHQAKRALWQQIQQS is encoded by the coding sequence ATGAACAGACGCGATCTTCTTTTACAAGAAATGGGCATTTCCCAGTGGGAATTATATCGCCCCGAGGTACTGCAAGGTTCAGTAGGAATCAGTGTGGCAGAGAATATTCGCTTTATCACTGTTTCCGATGAGAATATCAGTAGCTCGCCTTTGTTGGCTGATGTGCTGTTAAGCCTTGATCTTAAAAAAGAAAATTGCTTATGTTTGAATTACGATCAAATCCAGCATATGGAATGTAAGCAGCCTATTCGTTATTGGTTACTATCAGAAAATAGCGACCAAATTGACCGCACTTTAGCATTTTGTGTGCAGGCAGAGCAGGTTTATCGCTCGCCAAGTTGGCAGCAATTTCAATCTAATCATCAAGCCAAACGAGCGTTATGGCAACAAATTCAGCAGTCTTAA
- the rimI gene encoding ribosomal protein S18-alanine N-acetyltransferase: protein MSIISQIEACDFERLYEIEQQAHLVPWSLGTLKNNQGERYLNLKLIENNQIIGFAICQTVLDEANLFNIAILPNYQGCGFGKLLLGELIFQLKERGVQTLWLEVRESNPARFLYEKVGFNEVDIRKNYYPKPSGGRENAVVMACYL from the coding sequence ATGTCTATTATTTCTCAAATTGAAGCCTGTGATTTCGAGCGATTGTATGAAATCGAACAGCAAGCACATCTGGTGCCTTGGTCGCTGGGGACGTTAAAAAATAATCAAGGGGAGCGTTATCTCAATTTAAAATTAATTGAGAATAATCAGATTATCGGTTTTGCGATTTGCCAAACCGTATTAGATGAAGCGAATTTGTTTAATATTGCGATTTTGCCTAATTATCAAGGTTGTGGATTTGGCAAATTATTGTTAGGCGAATTAATCTTTCAATTAAAGGAAAGAGGTGTACAGACTTTATGGCTAGAAGTCAGAGAGTCTAACCCTGCTCGTTTCTTGTATGAAAAAGTTGGTTTTAATGAAGTCGATATTCGGAAAAATTATTATCCGAAACCCAGTGGTGGACGAGAAAATGCCGTGGTAATGGCGTGTTATCTATAG
- a CDS encoding formate dehydrogenase subunit gamma — translation MSKIEISNDTRVIRHRTPARISHWMLVICFFMTMFTGVAFFFPDFAWLTEILGTPQIARAIHPFTGILMFFAFIYLALLYWDHNIPEKNDIRWAKGVVEVLKGNEHAVADNGKYNLGQKMLFWTLNLAMVTLLVTGIIMWRQYFSHYFSIPVLRIAILLHSASAFMLFTGILVHIYMAFWVKGSIRGIVEGWVTVRWAKKHHPRWYREEVLSKLEEDLLNEQSGKKVGKTKVLFKGFGK, via the coding sequence ATGAGTAAAATTGAAATTAGCAACGATACTCGCGTTATCCGTCATAGAACCCCAGCGCGTATTAGTCACTGGATGTTGGTTATTTGCTTTTTTATGACGATGTTCACTGGTGTTGCATTTTTCTTCCCTGACTTTGCTTGGCTCACAGAAATTTTGGGTACACCACAAATTGCGCGCGCCATTCACCCATTCACTGGGATTTTAATGTTCTTCGCTTTCATCTACTTAGCGTTATTGTACTGGGATCACAATATTCCAGAAAAAAACGATATTCGCTGGGCAAAAGGTGTCGTTGAAGTGCTTAAAGGGAATGAACACGCAGTTGCTGACAACGGTAAATATAACCTTGGTCAAAAAATGCTCTTTTGGACATTAAACTTGGCGATGGTAACCTTATTAGTCACTGGCATCATTATGTGGCGTCAATATTTTTCACATTACTTCTCAATCCCAGTATTGCGAATTGCTATTTTACTCCACTCTGCAAGTGCTTTTATGTTATTCACGGGTATCTTGGTGCATATATATATGGCATTTTGGGTTAAAGGATCAATTCGCGGTATTGTTGAAGGTTGGGTTACTGTTCGTTGGGCGAAAAAACATCACCCAAGATGGTATCGTGAAGAAGTTTTATCAAAACTTGAAGAAGATTTACTCAACGAGCAATCTGGCAAAAAAGTAGGTAAAACCAAAGTCTTATTTAAAGGATTTGGCAAATAA
- the rsmC gene encoding 16S rRNA (guanine(1207)-N(2))-methyltransferase RsmC: MISLESQVLERHLSFFNGKSVLFAGGISDNFPQTLASKCQSIQIWSCYFDYARTQSAVNFSVEFQGQADLIVYYWTKNKQEVNFQLLQLLSQAPIGQEILIIGENRCGVRSVEKTLAPYGEIAKIDSARRCGLYHFSLQNKPHFELKNFWKTYQHSTLEDLTIYSLPGVFSAAELDTGTELLLSTIDNKIKGKVLDLGCGAGVIGSMIKKRSPNAQITMADIHAMALESARKTLSEYQLQGEVYASDVFSDVQGKFDLIISNPPFHDGIDTAYRAVKELITQAKWHLNQGGELRIVANAFLPYPELLKQHFNDYQVLAQTGKFKVYSVKS, translated from the coding sequence GTGATTTCTCTAGAGAGCCAAGTTTTAGAACGCCATCTTTCATTTTTTAATGGTAAATCGGTATTATTTGCTGGAGGAATTTCTGATAATTTTCCTCAAACATTAGCCTCAAAATGCCAATCAATCCAAATTTGGAGCTGCTATTTTGACTATGCAAGAACGCAAAGTGCGGTCAATTTTTCCGTTGAATTTCAAGGTCAAGCCGATTTAATCGTTTATTATTGGACTAAAAACAAACAAGAAGTCAATTTCCAACTGCTTCAACTATTGTCTCAAGCTCCTATTGGTCAAGAAATATTAATTATTGGCGAAAATCGTTGTGGCGTACGTTCAGTAGAAAAAACATTAGCACCCTATGGGGAAATAGCAAAAATTGACTCTGCTCGCCGTTGTGGTTTATATCATTTTTCACTCCAAAATAAACCGCACTTTGAACTTAAAAATTTCTGGAAAACCTATCAACATTCTACGCTAGAAGACTTAACTATATATAGTTTACCTGGGGTATTTAGTGCGGCGGAATTAGACACAGGCACGGAACTGTTACTTTCAACCATTGATAATAAAATAAAAGGAAAAGTGCTCGATCTTGGCTGTGGCGCGGGGGTAATTGGCTCTATGATAAAAAAACGCTCGCCTAACGCACAAATTACGATGGCAGATATTCACGCAATGGCATTAGAATCAGCGCGTAAAACACTTTCTGAATATCAATTACAAGGCGAGGTTTACGCCAGTGATGTCTTTTCTGATGTACAAGGAAAATTTGATTTGATCATTTCAAATCCACCATTCCACGATGGCATTGATACCGCCTATCGAGCCGTAAAAGAACTTATCACTCAAGCGAAATGGCATCTCAATCAAGGTGGAGAATTACGCATTGTCGCCAATGCATTTTTGCCTTATCCCGAGCTACTTAAACAACATTTCAATGATTATCAAGTTCTTGCTCAAACAGGAAAATTTAAAGTGTATTCAGTGAAAAGTTAA
- the fdhE gene encoding formate dehydrogenase accessory protein FdhE, with amino-acid sequence MSIKILSESEIKQVANTYQAPAILFANPKNLYLRRAKRLRDLAQNHPLSDYLLFAADIVESQLSTLEKNPLPPQQFEQLNDIKPLNAKTFKRNSIWREYLTEILDEIKPKANEQVAATIEFLEKASSADLEEMANKLLAQEFNLVSSDKAVFIWAALSLYWLQLAQQIPHNSQVENAENLHHCPVCGSLPVASIVQIGTSQGLRYLHCNLCESEWNLVRAQCTNCNSHDKLEMWSLDEELALVRAETCGSCESYLKIMFQEKDPHVEPVADDLASIFLDIEMEEKGFARSGLNPFVFPAEEA; translated from the coding sequence ATGAGTATCAAAATCTTATCTGAATCAGAAATTAAACAAGTGGCAAATACATATCAAGCCCCAGCGATTTTATTTGCCAATCCTAAAAATCTTTACCTACGCAGAGCAAAACGTTTAAGAGACTTAGCACAAAATCATCCTCTATCTGATTATTTATTATTTGCCGCAGACATAGTTGAAAGCCAACTTTCCACGTTAGAAAAAAATCCTTTACCGCCACAACAGTTTGAACAGCTAAATGATATCAAGCCACTAAATGCAAAAACCTTTAAAAGAAACAGCATCTGGCGCGAATACTTAACTGAAATTCTTGATGAAATTAAACCAAAGGCTAATGAGCAAGTCGCTGCGACAATTGAATTTCTTGAAAAAGCATCCTCTGCCGACTTAGAAGAAATGGCAAATAAACTCTTAGCACAAGAATTTAATTTAGTTAGCAGTGATAAAGCCGTCTTTATTTGGGCTGCACTTTCTCTTTATTGGCTACAGCTCGCCCAGCAAATTCCCCATAATAGCCAAGTTGAGAACGCCGAAAATTTACATCACTGCCCTGTTTGTGGTTCTTTACCTGTGGCAAGTATTGTACAAATTGGTACATCACAAGGGTTACGCTACTTACATTGTAATTTATGTGAAAGTGAATGGAATTTAGTACGCGCACAATGCACCAATTGTAATAGCCACGACAAACTCGAAATGTGGTCGTTAGATGAAGAACTTGCACTTGTTCGTGCTGAAACCTGTGGTAGCTGTGAAAGTTACTTGAAAATTATGTTCCAAGAAAAAGATCCTCATGTAGAGCCTGTAGCCGACGATTTGGCTTCTATTTTCTTAGATATTGAAATGGAAGAAAAAGGTTTCGCACGAAGCGGATTAAATCCATTTGTTTTTCCTGCAGAAGAAGCATAA